Proteins from a single region of Fusobacterium gonidiaformans ATCC 25563:
- a CDS encoding histidinol-phosphatase HisJ family protein, translated as MIYKDYHIHSEFSGDSNQNIEELIEHCISIGLKEIAITDHSEYGIQDMPPAFILNYSQYNVKIQELQEKYRKKICLRYGVEVGMDVQVKEYFERNINSYPFDFIIGSNHAIHSLDIASSNITLGKTKQELQELYFQTLLHNIQNYHDFCVLGHMDFITRYGGEKFRGLNLKENWDIIQTILQHLIKYGKGIEINTSGFRYHEERFYPLPEIIKEYLRLGGEIITVGSDAHIKSHIAMDFQRVEDFLRSINYPYIASFEKRKAIIEKI; from the coding sequence ATGATATACAAAGATTATCATATACATTCAGAATTTTCAGGAGATTCTAATCAAAATATAGAAGAGTTGATAGAACATTGCATTTCTATTGGATTGAAAGAGATTGCCATTACAGATCATTCTGAATACGGAATTCAAGATATGCCTCCTGCGTTTATTTTAAATTATTCTCAATATAATGTTAAAATTCAAGAATTACAAGAGAAATATCGAAAGAAAATTTGTTTACGATATGGAGTAGAAGTTGGAATGGATGTTCAAGTAAAAGAGTATTTTGAAAGAAATATCAATTCCTATCCTTTTGATTTTATTATTGGTTCTAATCATGCTATTCATAGTTTAGACATAGCCTCAAGCAACATTACACTGGGGAAAACAAAGCAAGAATTACAAGAATTATATTTTCAGACTCTTCTTCACAATATTCAAAATTACCATGATTTCTGTGTGTTAGGACATATGGACTTTATTACTCGCTATGGAGGAGAAAAATTTAGAGGCCTAAATCTCAAAGAAAATTGGGATATCATTCAAACAATATTACAACATTTAATAAAGTATGGTAAGGGGATAGAAATTAATACTTCAGGTTTTCGCTACCATGAAGAACGTTTTTATCCGTTACCGGAGATTATAAAAGAATATTTACGTCTAGGAGGGGAAATTATTACAGTAGGTTCTGATGCCCATATCAAGAGTCACATTGCTATGGATTTTCAAAGAGTAGAAGACTTTTTAAGAAGTATTAACTATCCTTATATAGCTTCTTTTGAAAAACGAAAAGCCATCATTGAAAAAATATAA
- a CDS encoding suppressor of fused domain protein encodes MDKKLENKIEKFYEKDNIEGVLELLDTLPEWGKEEYGEYARALNNIGRPEEALEYLMKEEAKEDTFIWNYRVCYSYSLLENWEKVIFYGKRALELDKKYEEDICYFLIESYEALKKPDEVIQILENHPDMDEIDWNSFYGKALVEKNEKKKAIPYLKKAVSLWKKYDTEFNWDGEEVTKLLAKLYYDLKMTKEFEQMKKKYHYSEANFDISKYTKEEEEQVISHIEKYFGKIEKRIPDLDAEHVNIDILIIPASTKHPYTTLMTLGMGGRFMDGTPEELIPDKFGYDELFLCLPDDWEFGLDTMWAVQYLLDMARFPFSNKSWLGAGHSISYDIYLGNSNFTGFMITYPYEYGMEAFQLDITEEKRIHFYNIVPLYTEELDYKQEVGFEELESLFVKSPMVTDIHRANVALNENISNIEDGEEETEDYQQILYQ; translated from the coding sequence ATGGACAAAAAATTGGAAAATAAAATCGAAAAATTTTATGAAAAAGACAACATTGAAGGAGTTTTAGAATTATTGGATACTCTTCCTGAATGGGGAAAAGAAGAATACGGAGAATATGCAAGAGCTTTAAATAATATAGGTAGACCTGAAGAAGCTTTAGAGTATTTAATGAAAGAAGAAGCAAAAGAGGATACATTTATATGGAATTATAGGGTATGCTATTCTTATTCCTTGTTAGAAAATTGGGAAAAAGTAATATTTTACGGTAAAAGAGCTTTGGAATTAGATAAAAAATACGAAGAAGATATTTGTTATTTTTTAATAGAAAGTTATGAGGCTTTAAAAAAGCCGGACGAAGTGATTCAAATTTTAGAGAATCATCCTGACATGGATGAAATCGATTGGAATTCTTTCTATGGGAAAGCTTTGGTAGAAAAAAATGAAAAGAAAAAGGCAATTCCTTATTTGAAAAAAGCTGTTTCCCTTTGGAAAAAATATGATACTGAGTTTAATTGGGACGGAGAAGAAGTAACGAAACTTTTGGCAAAGCTTTATTATGATTTGAAGATGACAAAAGAATTCGAACAAATGAAAAAAAAGTATCATTATTCAGAAGCTAATTTTGATATCAGTAAATATACGAAAGAAGAAGAAGAGCAAGTTATTTCACATATTGAAAAATATTTTGGAAAAATTGAAAAAAGAATTCCGGATTTAGATGCTGAGCACGTCAATATAGATATCTTAATTATTCCAGCCAGTACAAAGCATCCTTATACGACTTTAATGACTTTGGGTATGGGTGGAAGATTTATGGATGGAACTCCGGAAGAACTCATTCCAGATAAGTTTGGCTATGATGAACTATTTTTGTGCTTACCGGATGATTGGGAATTCGGTTTAGATACTATGTGGGCTGTTCAATATCTTTTAGACATGGCCAGATTTCCTTTTAGCAATAAAAGTTGGCTAGGGGCGGGGCATAGTATTTCTTATGATATTTACCTAGGGAATAGTAATTTTACAGGATTTATGATAACTTATCCTTACGAGTATGGAATGGAGGCTTTTCAATTAGATATTACAGAAGAAAAGAGAATTCATTTTTATAATATTGTTCCTTTATACACGGAAGAGTTAGATTATAAACAAGAAGTAGGGTTTGAAGAATTGGAATCTTTATTTGTAAAAAGTCCAATGGTTACCGATATTCATCGAGCTAATGTAGCTTTGAATGAAAATATTTCAAATATAGAGGATGGAGAAGAAGAAACAGAAGATTATCAACAAATTCTGTATCAATAA
- a CDS encoding DJ-1/PfpI family protein: protein MEKKKQKIINKFCINKTMKKILLLLLPGVESMEFSPFLDIFGWNEMLGSKDIHLELCTLEKEVSSSWNLNLKVEKQIRNIELRDYIAVVIPGGFGSYHYFDTIENTEFRSFIQKAKKEELYILGICTGSILLASTGYFANKKMTTYLYENGRYSKQLSQYQVEFKNTMICKDDKLWTSSGPSTAIPMAFDLLEELSSRKNRKYIEAIMGF from the coding sequence ATGGAGAAGAAGAAACAGAAGATTATCAACAAATTCTGTATCAATAAAACGATGAAAAAAATATTATTACTTTTGTTACCGGGAGTAGAAAGTATGGAATTTTCTCCATTTTTAGATATTTTCGGTTGGAATGAAATGTTGGGAAGTAAGGATATCCATTTAGAACTTTGTACTTTGGAAAAAGAAGTTTCTAGCTCATGGAATTTAAATTTGAAAGTGGAGAAACAAATTCGGAATATAGAATTAAGAGATTATATTGCAGTTGTAATTCCAGGAGGCTTTGGAAGCTATCATTATTTTGATACGATTGAAAATACAGAGTTTCGATCCTTTATTCAAAAAGCAAAGAAAGAGGAACTTTATATTTTAGGAATTTGTACAGGAAGTATTTTATTGGCGAGTACAGGATATTTTGCTAATAAAAAAATGACAACATACTTATATGAAAATGGAAGATACTCAAAACAACTTTCTCAATACCAAGTAGAGTTTAAAAATACAATGATTTGTAAAGATGATAAACTATGGACTTCTTCCGGTCCATCGACTGCAATACCTATGGCTTTTGATTTATTAGAAGAACTAAGCTCTCGAAAAAATCGAAAGTATATAGAAGCAATTATGGGGTTTTAA
- a CDS encoding FKBP-type peptidyl-prolyl cis-trans isomerase → MKIEKNRVVTLEFKVYDKESHELLEDTQDVGPFMYIQGIGAFVPKVEEFLEGKEKGFKGSLDLGMEDAYGDYDEDLIEEMKRADFEEFDDIYEGMEFVAEMDDGSEVIYTVTEVDGDKIMTDGNHPFAGRNLTFEVLVTGVREAEEKELEHGHVHFHGFED, encoded by the coding sequence ATGAAAATTGAAAAAAACAGAGTTGTGACCTTGGAATTTAAAGTGTATGACAAAGAAAGTCATGAGTTACTGGAAGATACCCAAGATGTAGGACCTTTTATGTACATCCAAGGAATTGGAGCTTTTGTACCAAAAGTAGAAGAATTCTTAGAAGGAAAAGAAAAAGGGTTTAAAGGAAGCTTAGATCTAGGTATGGAAGATGCTTATGGAGATTATGATGAAGATTTAATTGAAGAAATGAAAAGAGCTGATTTTGAAGAATTTGATGACATTTATGAAGGAATGGAATTTGTGGCAGAAATGGATGACGGCTCTGAAGTGATCTATACAGTCACTGAAGTAGATGGCGATAAAATTATGACAGATGGAAACCATCCGTTTGCAGGTAGAAACTTAACATTTGAAGTATTGGTAACAGGAGTTCGAGAAGCAGAAGAGAAAGAATTAGAACATGGACATGTTCATTTTCATGGATTTGAAGACTAG
- the rpiB gene encoding ribose 5-phosphate isomerase B, whose amino-acid sequence MKKIGLGADHGGFALKEVIKKHLLEKGYEVEDFGTHSTESVDYPKYGKLVAHAVIDKKVDCGILVCGTGIGISIAANKLSGIRAALCTNVTMAKLTRQHNDANILALGGRIIGDVVALEIVDTFLTTEFEGGRHSRRIESIESCELF is encoded by the coding sequence TTGAAGAAGATAGGATTGGGAGCAGATCATGGAGGATTTGCATTAAAAGAAGTCATTAAAAAGCATTTATTAGAAAAAGGATATGAAGTTGAAGATTTTGGAACTCACTCAACAGAATCAGTAGATTATCCAAAATATGGAAAGCTAGTAGCACATGCTGTGATTGATAAAAAAGTAGATTGTGGAATTTTGGTATGTGGAACCGGAATTGGAATTTCGATTGCAGCGAATAAACTATCAGGAATTCGTGCAGCTCTTTGTACAAATGTCACCATGGCTAAACTAACAAGACAACACAATGATGCTAATATTCTTGCTTTAGGAGGAAGAATTATTGGAGATGTTGTTGCTTTAGAAATTGTTGATACTTTCTTAACGACTGAATTTGAAGGTGGAAGACATAGTAGAAGAATAGAAAGTATTGAATCTTGTGAATTATTCTAA
- a CDS encoding histidine triad nucleotide-binding protein, producing the protein MASIFTKIINREIPADIVYEDDLVIAFRDIAPAAKVHILFVPKKEIPTINDIQKEDETLIGYIYSVIAKKAKELGMAEQGYRVVSNCNEYGGQTVFHIHFHLLGGEPLGTMV; encoded by the coding sequence ATGGCATCTATTTTTACAAAAATAATCAATCGAGAAATTCCTGCAGATATTGTCTATGAAGACGATTTAGTAATTGCTTTTCGAGATATTGCACCTGCAGCAAAAGTACATATTTTATTTGTGCCAAAAAAAGAAATTCCTACTATCAATGATATCCAAAAGGAAGATGAAACTTTAATTGGATATATTTATTCTGTTATTGCAAAGAAGGCAAAAGAATTAGGAATGGCAGAACAAGGGTATAGAGTTGTTTCGAACTGTAATGAATATGGAGGACAAACAGTATTTCACATCCATTTTCATTTGTTAGGCGGAGAACCCTTAGGTACTATGGTATAA
- a CDS encoding helix-turn-helix transcriptional regulator, whose product MKKELLAHYQSLVLFLGKTLGPSYEIVLHEVIGEKLKMIAIANGEISNRILGNPLSEETLELLKNKTRHGENNMINHTVLLKNGKKIRSSSILIRDSKKVIGVLCINFDDSCFHEIHCQLLRTIHPDLFVQNYLSDISYNILLDELKSQKKEETQDNTIEMMMEKIFQEVSQELHFPLIRPNKKEKEKIVYELEKKGIFQLKEAIVFTAKKLSCSTTSIYRYLKKIQEE is encoded by the coding sequence ATGAAAAAAGAATTATTGGCTCACTATCAATCACTCGTATTATTTTTAGGGAAAACCTTAGGTCCTTCCTATGAAATTGTCTTACATGAAGTGATAGGAGAAAAGCTCAAAATGATTGCCATCGCTAACGGAGAAATCAGTAATAGAATTTTAGGAAATCCTTTGTCAGAAGAAACATTAGAACTTTTAAAAAATAAGACACGTCATGGGGAAAACAACATGATAAACCACACTGTTTTATTAAAAAATGGTAAAAAAATTCGTTCTTCAAGTATTCTCATTCGAGATTCTAAAAAAGTAATAGGAGTACTTTGTATTAACTTTGATGATAGTTGTTTTCATGAAATTCATTGTCAGTTATTAAGAACAATCCACCCAGATCTGTTTGTTCAAAATTATTTATCGGATATTTCTTACAATATTTTACTTGATGAGCTAAAGTCACAAAAGAAAGAAGAGACACAAGATAATACTATTGAAATGATGATGGAAAAAATATTTCAAGAAGTCTCTCAGGAATTACATTTTCCTTTGATTCGACCTAATAAAAAAGAAAAAGAAAAAATTGTGTATGAATTAGAAAAAAAAGGGATATTCCAACTAAAAGAAGCGATTGTATTTACAGCAAAAAAGCTATCCTGTTCTACAACAAGTATTTATCGTTATTTAAAAAAAATACAGGAAGAGTAA
- a CDS encoding tryptophanase: MKNYELNVPAPKSFSYVKRNIPEVTVEQRERALKATHYNEFAFPAGMLTVDMLSDSGTTAMTDQQWSAMMLGDESYGRNKGYYVLLDAMRDCFERGDQQKKIIDLVRTDCKDIEKMMDEMYLCEYEGGLFNGGAAQLERPNAFLMPQGRAAESILFEIVKKILAVRAPGKVFTIPSNGHFDTTEGNIKQMGSVPRNLYNKKLLYEVPEGGKYEKNPFKGDMDINKLQQLIDAVGVENIPMIYTTVTNNTVCGQAVSMKSIRETSKIAHKYEIPFMLDAARWAENCYFIKMNEEGYADKSIPEIAKEMFSYCDGFTASLKKDGHANMGGILAFRDRGYFWKKFSDFNPDGSVKTDVGILLKVKQISSYGNDSYGSMSGRDIMALAAGLYECCNFSYLHERVEQCNYLAEGFYKAGVKGVVIPAGGHGVYINMDEFFDGKRGHDTFAGEGFSLELIRRYGIRVSELGDYSMEYDLKTPEQQEEVANVVRFAINRSMYSQEHLDYVIAAVKALYEDRENIPNMRIVSGHTLPMRHFHAFLEPYANEEK, from the coding sequence ATGAAAAACTATGAACTTAATGTTCCGGCACCAAAATCATTCTCTTATGTAAAAAGAAATATTCCTGAAGTAACGGTAGAGCAACGGGAAAGAGCTTTGAAGGCTACTCATTATAATGAATTTGCATTTCCTGCTGGAATGCTAACCGTGGATATGCTATCGGATTCCGGAACTACAGCTATGACAGATCAACAATGGTCAGCTATGATGCTGGGAGATGAATCTTATGGACGAAACAAAGGATACTATGTCTTATTAGATGCTATGAGAGATTGTTTTGAACGGGGAGATCAACAAAAGAAAATTATTGATTTAGTTCGGACAGACTGTAAAGATATTGAAAAAATGATGGATGAAATGTATTTGTGTGAATATGAAGGTGGATTGTTTAACGGAGGAGCAGCACAATTAGAACGTCCAAATGCTTTTTTAATGCCACAAGGTCGTGCTGCAGAATCTATTTTATTTGAAATTGTGAAAAAAATCTTGGCAGTCAGAGCACCAGGGAAAGTATTTACAATTCCATCTAATGGACATTTTGATACCACAGAAGGAAATATTAAACAAATGGGTTCTGTTCCTAGAAATCTTTATAATAAAAAATTATTATATGAAGTTCCTGAAGGAGGAAAATATGAGAAGAATCCTTTTAAGGGAGATATGGATATCAATAAACTTCAACAATTGATTGATGCTGTTGGTGTGGAAAATATCCCTATGATTTATACAACAGTTACTAATAATACAGTATGTGGACAAGCAGTATCTATGAAGAGTATTCGAGAAACTTCTAAAATTGCACATAAATATGAAATTCCATTTATGTTAGATGCTGCAAGATGGGCAGAAAACTGTTATTTTATTAAGATGAATGAAGAAGGATATGCTGACAAATCTATTCCTGAAATTGCAAAAGAAATGTTCTCTTATTGCGATGGATTTACTGCTTCTTTAAAGAAAGATGGACATGCAAATATGGGAGGAATCTTAGCGTTCCGAGATAGAGGATATTTCTGGAAAAAATTCTCTGATTTTAATCCGGACGGATCCGTAAAAACAGATGTAGGAATTCTTTTAAAAGTAAAACAAATTTCCTCTTATGGAAATGATTCCTATGGAAGTATGTCCGGAAGAGATATTATGGCCTTAGCAGCTGGACTTTATGAATGTTGTAATTTCAGTTATTTACATGAAAGAGTAGAACAATGTAATTATCTTGCAGAAGGTTTCTATAAAGCTGGAGTAAAAGGAGTAGTCATTCCGGCTGGTGGACATGGAGTTTATATCAACATGGATGAGTTCTTTGATGGAAAAAGAGGACATGATACCTTCGCAGGAGAAGGATTTAGTTTGGAACTAATTCGACGATACGGTATTCGAGTTTCTGAATTAGGAGACTATTCTATGGAATATGATTTAAAGACTCCTGAACAACAAGAAGAAGTAGCAAACGTAGTAAGATTTGCTATTAACAGAAGTATGTATTCACAAGAACATTTAGACTATGTTATCGCAGCTGTAAAAGCTTTATATGAAGATAGAGAAAATATTCCTAATATGAGAATTGTGTCCGGACATACTTTACCGATGAGACACTTCCATGCATTCTTAGAACCATATGCAAATGAAGAAAAATAA
- a CDS encoding sodium-dependent transporter: MQENTIMEKRDGFHSKWGFILACIGSAVGMGNIWRFPILVSEWGGMTFLIPYFIFVILIGSTGVIAEFALGRAAGAGPVGAFGMCTEMKGNRKIGEAIGIIPVLGSLALAIGYSCVMGWIFKYTWLSIDGTMFAMQGNMEVIGSTFGQTASAGGANYWIVIALIVSFGIMSMGIAGGIEKANKIMMPILFILFVFLGIYIAFQEGASDGYKYIFTVNPKALCNPVLWIFAFGQAFFSLSVAGNGSVIYGSYLSKTEEIPGSAKNVAFFDTLAALLAAFVIIPAMAIGGAELSSGGPGLIFIYLVNVMNNMAGGRIIQVVFYICILFAGVSSIINLYEAPVAFLQEKFKTSRVMATAIIHIVGLIVAISIQAIVSTWMDIVSIYICPLGALLAGIMFFWIAGKDFVEDAVNTGSDKKIGSWFFPAGKYLYCFLALIALIAGAIFGGIG; encoded by the coding sequence ATGCAAGAAAATACTATAATGGAAAAAAGAGATGGATTTCATTCAAAATGGGGGTTTATTTTAGCTTGTATTGGGTCTGCAGTAGGAATGGGAAATATTTGGAGATTCCCTATTTTAGTTTCTGAATGGGGAGGAATGACTTTTTTAATTCCTTATTTTATCTTTGTTATTTTGATTGGATCAACTGGGGTTATAGCAGAATTTGCTTTAGGTCGTGCAGCGGGGGCTGGACCGGTAGGTGCCTTTGGTATGTGTACGGAAATGAAGGGTAATCGGAAAATAGGAGAAGCCATTGGGATTATTCCAGTTTTAGGATCTTTGGCTCTTGCAATTGGATATTCTTGCGTAATGGGATGGATTTTTAAATATACATGGTTATCTATCGATGGGACTATGTTTGCTATGCAAGGAAATATGGAAGTTATTGGTTCTACCTTCGGACAAACTGCTTCTGCTGGTGGGGCGAATTATTGGATTGTAATAGCTCTTATTGTTAGTTTTGGAATTATGTCTATGGGGATTGCCGGTGGAATAGAAAAGGCGAATAAAATTATGATGCCAATTTTATTTATTTTATTTGTTTTCCTAGGAATTTATATTGCATTTCAAGAGGGGGCTTCTGATGGATATAAATATATATTTACAGTAAATCCGAAAGCTTTATGTAATCCTGTTCTTTGGATTTTTGCTTTTGGACAAGCTTTCTTTTCTCTGTCAGTTGCCGGAAATGGTTCTGTTATTTATGGTTCTTATTTAAGTAAGACGGAGGAAATTCCAGGTTCTGCTAAAAATGTTGCTTTTTTTGATACTTTAGCAGCTTTGTTAGCAGCATTTGTTATTATTCCTGCTATGGCAATTGGAGGAGCGGAATTGTCTTCTGGAGGACCAGGACTTATTTTTATTTATTTGGTAAATGTTATGAATAATATGGCAGGTGGAAGAATTATTCAAGTTGTTTTTTATATTTGTATTTTGTTTGCAGGAGTTAGTTCTATTATCAATTTGTATGAAGCTCCTGTAGCTTTTTTACAAGAGAAATTTAAAACATCTAGAGTAATGGCAACAGCTATCATTCATATTGTAGGGTTGATCGTTGCTATTTCTATTCAAGCTATCGTCTCTACTTGGATGGATATTGTTTCAATCTACATTTGTCCTTTAGGAGCATTACTTGCTGGAATTATGTTTTTCTGGATTGCTGGAAAAGACTTTGTAGAAGATGCTGTGAATACTGGATCAGATAAAAAAATTGGCTCTTGGTTCTTTCCGGCCGGAAAATATTTGTATTGTTTCCTAGCTTTGATAGCTTTAATTGCTGGGGCTATTTTTGGAGGAATTGGATAA
- a CDS encoding SDR family NAD(P)-dependent oxidoreductase translates to MNCENRLFGKIAFITGATSGIGKSTAIAFAKEGVNLILTARRENLLLELKTFLEKEYHIQVFTLRLDVRNAEDVKRSIEMLPLSWRNIEILVNNAGLALGLDKEYLNSSDDIDTVIDTNVKGMLYVTNAIIPLMLSHKKASIIVNLGSVAGDSAYAGGAVYCASKAAIKILSDGLRIDLVDTPIKITNIKPGIVETNFSNVRFKGDEERARKVYTGIQSLTPEDIADTIVYICNLPDNVQIPEITMTPMHQADGRCIHKV, encoded by the coding sequence ATGAATTGTGAAAATCGTCTATTTGGTAAAATTGCTTTTATTACAGGAGCTACAAGTGGGATTGGAAAGTCAACAGCTATTGCTTTCGCAAAAGAAGGAGTTAATCTTATCTTAACTGCCAGAAGAGAAAATCTTCTACTAGAATTAAAAACATTTTTAGAAAAAGAGTATCATATTCAGGTATTCACTCTTCGATTAGATGTCAGAAATGCAGAAGATGTAAAACGAAGTATAGAAATGTTACCTCTCTCTTGGAGAAATATCGAAATTTTGGTGAACAATGCCGGTCTTGCCCTTGGATTAGATAAGGAATATTTAAATAGCTCAGACGACATCGATACGGTAATCGATACCAATGTAAAAGGTATGCTCTATGTGACAAATGCTATCATTCCTCTTATGCTTAGTCATAAAAAAGCTTCCATCATTGTGAACTTAGGTTCTGTTGCCGGAGATTCTGCCTATGCAGGTGGAGCTGTTTATTGTGCAAGTAAAGCAGCTATTAAAATTTTGAGCGATGGCTTACGAATAGATTTAGTAGATACTCCCATTAAAATTACAAATATAAAACCGGGCATAGTAGAAACTAATTTCAGTAATGTTCGATTTAAAGGAGATGAGGAAAGAGCTAGAAAAGTATATACCGGAATTCAGTCTTTAACCCCGGAAGATATTGCTGATACCATTGTCTATATTTGTAACCTTCCGGATAATGTACAAATCCCTGAAATTACCATGACACCTATGCACCAAGCTGATGGTCGTTGTATTCATAAAGTCTAA
- a CDS encoding ribbon-helix-helix protein, CopG family, with product MEGKKSKMGRPTDSKKNLMLRIRLDEETYKKLEKLSKIENVSMSEFVRNFIKVQYKKKFK from the coding sequence ATGGAAGGAAAAAAGAGCAAAATGGGGCGACCTACAGACTCTAAAAAAAATCTAATGTTAAGAATTAGATTAGATGAAGAAACATATAAAAAACTTGAAAAACTTTCTAAAATTGAAAATGTTTCCATGTCCGAGTTTGTCAGAAACTTCATAAAAGTTCAGTATAAGAAAAAATTCAAATAA
- a CDS encoding HU family DNA-binding protein, whose translation MTKKEFAKVLFDNGVYSSKAEAERNIETIFSLMEECIINDGSFSITNWGKLEVVERAPRLGRNPKTGEEVKIPSRKSIKFRPGKAFLEKLN comes from the coding sequence ATGACAAAAAAAGAGTTTGCAAAAGTATTATTTGATAACGGAGTTTATTCTTCTAAAGCAGAAGCTGAAAGAAATATTGAAACTATCTTTTCTTTAATGGAAGAATGTATTATTAATGATGGTTCTTTCAGTATTACAAACTGGGGAAAATTAGAAGTAGTAGAAAGAGCTCCAAGATTAGGAAGAAACCCTAAAACTGGGGAAGAAGTAAAAATTCCTTCTAGAAAATCCATCAAATTCAGACCAGGAAAAGCATTTTTGGAAAAATTGAACTAA
- the kal gene encoding 3-aminobutyryl-CoA ammonia lyase: MKSVIRLRMSSHDAHYGGNLVDGARMLQLFGDVATELLIQMDGDEGLFKAYDNIEFMAPVFAGDFIEAVGEIVSAGNSSRKMVFEARKVIVPRPDISDSAADVLEEPIVVCRASGTCVTPKDKQRKK; the protein is encoded by the coding sequence ATGAAATCAGTTATTCGATTAAGAATGAGTTCACACGATGCACACTATGGAGGAAATTTAGTAGATGGAGCAAGAATGCTTCAATTATTTGGAGATGTAGCAACAGAACTTTTAATTCAAATGGATGGAGATGAAGGATTATTCAAAGCTTATGATAATATCGAATTTATGGCACCTGTATTTGCAGGAGATTTTATTGAAGCAGTAGGAGAAATTGTAAGTGCCGGAAATTCATCAAGAAAAATGGTGTTTGAAGCAAGAAAAGTAATTGTTCCAAGACCGGATATTTCTGATTCTGCAGCAGATGTATTGGAAGAACCAATTGTAGTTTGTAGAGCAAGTGGTACTTGTGTAACACCAAAAGATAAGCAAAGAAAAAAATAA